A part of Anolis sagrei isolate rAnoSag1 chromosome 3, rAnoSag1.mat, whole genome shotgun sequence genomic DNA contains:
- the ATAD1 gene encoding outer mitochondrial transmembrane helix translocase translates to MVHAEAFSRPLSRNEVVGLIFRLTIFGAVTYFTIKWMVDAIDPTRKQKVEAQKQAEKLMKQIGVKNVKLTEYEMSIAAHLVDPLSMHVTWSDIAGLDEVITDLKDTVILPIRKKHLFQNSRLLQPPKGVLLYGPPGCGKTLIAKATAKEAGCRFINLQPSTLTDKWYGESQKLAAAVFSLAMKLQPSIIFIDEIDSFLRSRSSSDHEATAMMKAQFMSLWDGLDTDYNCQVIVMGATNRPQDLDSAIMRRMPTRFHINQPAVKQREAILKLILKNENVDNEVDLREVARDTDGFSGSDLKEMCRDAALICVREYVNSTYDESNDDDEIRPVKQKDLQRAIEKMRKSKEATNQNVLMHVSLD, encoded by the exons ATGGTCCATGCTGAAGCCTTTTCCCGTCCCCTAAGTCGGAATGAAGTTGTTGGTTTAATTTTCCGATTAACGATATTTGGTGCTGTAACATATTTTACCATTAAATGGATGGTAGATGCAATTGATCCAACAAGGAAGCAAAAAGTAGAAGCTCAAAAGCAG GCAGAGAAATTAATGAAGCAAATAGGTGTGAAAAACGTAAAACTTACAGAGTATGAAATGAGCATTGCTGCACATCTTGTAGACCCTCTGAGCATGCAT GTAACCTGGAGTGATATTGCTGGTCTAGATGAGGTTATTACAGACTTGAAGGACACTGTCATTTTGCCAATCAGGAAAAAGCATCTGTTTCAGAATTCCAGGCTCCTACAGCCTCCTAAAG GAGTACTCCTCTATGGCCCTCCAGGCTGTGGTAAAACTTTGATTGCTAAAGCTACAGCAAAGGAAGCAGGTTGTAGATTTATTAATCTTCAACCCTCAACGCTTACAGATAAATGGTATGGGGAATCTCAGAAGCTGGCAGCTGCCGTTTTTTCCCTGGCCATGAAACTGCAACCATCCATCATCTTTATTGATGAAATAG attcctTTCTGCGAAGTCGTTCCAGTTCTGACCATGAAGCCACAGCTATGATGAAGGCCCAGTTCATGAGTCTCTGGGATGGTCTGGATACTGACTATAACTGCCAA GTGATAGTGATGGGAGCTACTAATCGCCCTCAGGATCTTGACTCTGCTATTATGAGAAGGATGCCCACAAGATTTCACATCAACCAACCT gCAGTGAAGCAGAGAGAAGCAATCTTGAAActgattttgaaaaatgaaaat GTGGACAACGAAGTGGATCTCCGCGAAGTTGCTAGAGACACAGATGGGTTCTCAGGAAGTGACTTGAAAGAAATGTGCCGTGATGCTGCACTAATATGTGTCAGAGAATATGTTAATTCTACATATGACGAAAG caATGACGATGATGAAATCCGTCCAGTGAAACAGAAAGACCTGCAACGGGCAATTGAGAAAATGAGGAAGTCCAAGGAGGCAACGAATCAGAACGTTCTAATGCACGTCAGTTTAGATTAA